DNA from Salvelinus namaycush isolate Seneca chromosome 6, SaNama_1.0, whole genome shotgun sequence:
cggagagcgagatcacccagtcctctgggtcgGTAGGGTCCCTCACGCATGGCACGGTGTTGTTATTGTCGAATTGTGCATAAAAATGTATTGACTTCAACTGCTAGAGAGGTATCATTGGGCAGATCACGGTTGGGTCTTCCTTTGGCCcctgtcctcagccgtagcctcagggttgtctgaGATAGCCCTGGGTGTGGTAGCCATGTCCTTTAGcttagtgccagcctcggtcttaatccagggcttttgattgggaAAGCAGCGAACCTTCACGCTGatgcatttcctaatgaagccggtgacgaAGGTCGTAAGCTTGTTGATTTTATCAGCAGAGActctgaacatattccagtcagcCCTAGCAAAGATGTCCTGTAGCATAATCTCTGATTCTGATGACCATTTCTCAACAGAGCGAGTCATggttacttcctgtttgagcttctgcttgtaaacaggaagcaggagtacGGAGTCATGATATAATTTGCCGAATGGGGGGGGGgcttgtatgcttgcttgtggtAGAGTAACAGTTTCCAATAAACTCTAACAAAGCAGTCCTTTAGCAAAATCTCTGATTCTGATGACCATTTCTCAAAGGAGCGagtcacgggtacttcctgttttgaacttctgcttgtaaacaggaagcaggcgTACGGAGTCATAATCTAATTTACCAAATGGGGGACTTGGAAGGGCCTTGTGCGCTTGCTTGTGGTAGAGTAATAGTGGTCTTTATCGCCCCTAAGGGTGAAGGAGACGTGTTGATGAAAATAGGGCATCACGTGTCTTAATGGCGCAGAATTAAAATCGCAAGAGAAGCAGCCTCCGCGTCGCAAGTTTTAATGCTTGTTTATAGTCTCTTACAGTTCGTTAAGTTCCAGATAGTTATTTTTCTCGTCCTGAGGTGAAATGTATACAACAGTCATgataacagctgaaaactccctCGAGAGGTACAGTcggcatttgaccatcaggtattccaagacGGGTGAACAATGGGTCGAGAGTTCCACTACGCTCTAGTCAGCACACCATTTGTTGTTGATGAAGAGGCAGACCGCTCTTCATTTCCCTGACTCCACTGACCTCTCCACTCACTGAAAGGAGAATCCATTGAGTTGGATAGCCATGGGGGGTATCTTGTCCGAAAGCCATGTTTGAGAAAAGCAATGTTTTTCTTAAATCCATTTTTTAAAGCTAAACTTGTTTTTTGCCTGAttaacctctggtggcagagcattccatgatgacatggctCGAAACATAACTGAGCAGCGCGTTCAATcagtttttggtttgggtacagTGAAGAAACCCAAGGTGGCGTGTTTGGTGATGTATGACAGTTCATGAGGTCGTATCTTATTGAGTCATCATACTGTACGTGCAAGACTGGATGTTGCAATTTTTCACTCACTATAGGATGACTCACTTTCAAAATAGACATGAACCCATGTGGGTGTTATTTCAAATGAGGGAATCTAGGTACTTCCCATGACAAAGGTCAAACAGTGTGTCATTTGGTTATTTTATGGGGTTGAACTGGAAACAGGAATGGGAATGAGAAAGCGAATGTAAAGGAAAGTAAAGTGTACAGTTTgtgagaatctccattgaaatgTTTTCTGGTCAAGGAATATGCTTTATCTGGGTCCGGGAAACCGGCCCTATGCCTCTTTTTCTGTTCAGTACAAGTTCTAAACTGTTTTGTTCTTAACATAACTACATACAGGATCCCCTTATACAGTAAGTAAATCTACAGGTGTTAAGCACAGAGGAAAAGGGTTCCGGAGGACACAACACATCAAAGAGTACTCTCTAGATTCTTTCAGATGTCTCATCCTTCCCAAGATCATGTTACTCTTGGCTTTGActgtaggaggaggaggaaatcTCCATGAAAAGAGTTCCCGGGTCACCTGATAGGTCCAGGGCTTTGTCTGGAGGATTACTGTGGAGGCAGAAGACTGTTGTTACGTCTTTGACCCAACAAACCCAGGAGAGTGTCAGGAAGAGGGAGGTGCTGGGAAGGGAAAAGCCAGTAGAGGGATTACAGAGGGCCTACAGAAACATATACAATAGCATCTGTTGTTGTGTTTTCATCACAGATTCTTGCAGAGCACATGGTATAACTATCAGCTTGTTTAATATCAAAGTTTATTAAGCTGATCAAGGGCATATCAAATGAGATGGGTCATACGTGACTGATGTGGGTTTATTTATGGGTTATGGTATTAGCAGATAGGCTATGGGATAGCATTGGCAGTTGTGTCAGTCTGATCTCGTTGCAGTCATGGTTTAGTCTGGGTAACAGTCTTTCTAGCTAACGTTCCACTCCTGTCTTTGGGAAATGACAGGTCGTGGCAAGGAGTTTAATGTAATAGCTGAACAGAGACAGCAACcaggctagtcatggctcactCCTGTTCTGTCCGGTTTGGTGCCGTTACAAAGTAGTCTGATGTCATCAAGAAAAAGCACAGAGGGATTTTACCAAGGGATCTGGAATTCTATAAAGACTTTCACTAGTATCTTCCCCGGTCTCTCCTCTCCCAACAGAAAGACATCCAGACAGGGGCCAGCTTGATGCAGAATAATATCAAAATCACTGTATTTCACAAGACAGGAAACCCTGACTCAAGCACTTTGTCTTACATTTATGGTTCTCTATTATATCTGGGAAATGTTTGTGATAATATCAGACAGACAATGGCCCACTAACtgtattatatatacagtataaaggAAGTGTGGATAAAGAGTGGGAGAAGGGTTATGGCTCAACAATGTGAGGGTTGTCACAAGTTAACACAggcacaaagtcataattatggctaaaccccaCCCATTTCTACCATTTaccttcttaaaatgtgattgtaaaccctaaccacactgctaaccttatgtctTTGTAGTTAATTTGGCTTTGCGGCTGTGTTAACAGTTAACAAGTGATGACCCTATGTGGGAGTTGCCTCTCTCTTTGATGACATCATTGTATTTTAAAAGATTAGTCATCTGTTAACAGCAAGCTGCCAAGTGAGATCCCTTCCTCCCACGCACTTTCCCCTCTAAAAGAACCAAAACACACTGTAGCCTCATAGTCTCATCATTCCGATAGTTCATTCTCGTTGAATGAAACAGCACCCAAAGAGAAACAAAAATGTGTTCAGAATATGAGTGCGGAATTTGTTACAGAAGCTACAACACGGATCGTCGGTGTCCTCGTGAGTTACAGTGTAAGCACAGCTTTTGTGAGAGCTGTATCGTGACTCTTTCTCGACCCTCGGTATGTGAAGTGGAATCCAGGAAGGAATGTTCGCTGCAGGACAAGACAATTGTTTGCCCACTGTGCCGGTACACAACGTCGGTCTCGGGTAAAGTGAGGGCAGCGCTTCGTGTAGACGAAGGTATTCTTGAGCGCATGGTGTTATCTGGCGTGCTAAGCATGACAGACGACGAGGAGGATAGtgaagatgaggaggatgatgagacTTCTCATGAGAACTCAGCCGAGGAAAGGGACTCCTCTTCGGGTTCCATAGTTGGAAGGTTCCGCCGTTCGCTGAGGCGCGTCTGGGGCAAATTAACTCGGAATCATGACCAACGGAGTGCGGGTAAATTGTTCTATTCTATTGCAGTACTGTAATTTAGTTTTCACGATAATAAAACATGACTTCTCATATTCAATTCGTTTCTAGTTATAGCCTATGGCTACTGTTATGGCATTTTCACTACTTAAGTTATTATATTCTATACCTACCCAAAGAAGCATAGCGGGTTTGCCTGCGCTGCAGATGTCTGTATGtgtccgctaatacaggactattaaaggcccagtgcactacttttgtgaaatatatacagtaccagtcaaaagtttagacacacctactcattccagggttttctttatttttagtccttcaagactgtaaaagcattcctcatgaagctggttgagagaatgccaagagtgtgcaaagctgtcatcaaggcaaagggtggctactttgaagaatctcaaatataaaatatctttggatttgttaaacactgttttggttactaattgattccatatgtgttatttcatagtttgtttaaactattattctacaatgtagaaaatagaaaaataaagaaaaaccattgaatgggtaggtgtcaacttttgactggtactgtatatacagtggcttgtgaaagtattcacccccttggcatttttcctattttgttgcctgacaacctggaattaaaatagattttggggggggttgtatcatttgatttacacaacatgcctaccactttgaaaatgcTAAATATTTGTTATTGTCAAACgagcaagaaataagacaaaaaacaacttgagcatgcataactactttgtagagccaccttttgcagcaattacagctgcaagtctcttggggtctgtctctataagcttggcacatctagccactgggatttttgcccattattcaaggccaaactgctccagctccttcaagttggattggttccactggtgtacagcaatatttaagtcataccacagattctcaattggattgaggtctaggcattgactaggccattccaagacaagacaatttccctgtatttagcgccatccatcattccttcaattctgaccagtttctcagtccttgccgatggaaaaacatacccacagcatgatgctgccaccaccatgcttcactgtggggatggtgttctctgggtggtgagaggtgttgggtttgtgccagacatagcgttttccttggtggccaaaaagctacatttttgtctcatctgaccagcgtaccttccatatgtttggggagtctcccacatgccttttggaaaacaccaaatctgtttgcttattttttttttttaattacgcaatggcttttttcctggccactcttccgtaaagcccagctctgtggagtctatggcttaaagtggtcctatggacagatactccaatctccactgtggagctttccagctctttcagcgttatctttggtctctttgtttcctctctgattaatgccctccttgcctagtctgtgagttttggtgggcggccctctcttggcaggtttgttgtggtgccatattctttccatgttttaataatggatttaatggtgctctgtgggatgttcaaagtttctgatatttttttataacccaaccctgctctgtacttctccacaactttgtccctgacctgtttggagagctccttgatcttcatggtgccacttgctttgtggtgttgcagactctggggcctttcagaacaggtgtgtatatatactgagatcatgtgacacttagattgcacacagctggactttatttaactaattatgtgacttctgaagataattggttgcaccagatcttatttaggggcttcatagcaaagggagtgaatacatatgcacacaccacttttcagttttttgttttttaatattttttcatttcacttcaccaatttggactattttgtttatgtccattacatgaactCCAAAATAAAAgtcatttaaattacaggttgtaatgcaacaaaataggaaaaacaccaagggtgATGAATACTTtagcaaggcactgtatatatctgttttttttctccagatAATTTTTTACTTCCCGTGGCTATGCAAAGAAGCCTACTATTTATAGTTTTTTTCATAGGCCTACATATTTATTCTCCCCTTACAGATTGTATGACCGATGAGGACCTACGAGACCTTGTCATGATGTCATGCTACATCATTTGATGAGGACTTCGTTGGAAAAAAGTAATCAGGTGCTGCTGCACCTGATTGATCAGAGAGAGGGCGTTGCTGTCCACGAGCCTCCGCTACAGTATTTAGAATGTAGAAGACAGGCAGGTCCAGTTGGAAGTTGGAGCAAGCAGGAATATAGCCTCTTCGCACTGGGAGACCTGTACACGTTGATCTCCCGTTGCTGAAGGCGACATCCCTTACTCCGAATAACATTTACCAGCCTTCTGGTTTATTTACGAGAAACTTTACCCGTCTCTGAAGGCAATTCTATAATCCTGTTTACCAGTCGGTACGGGCTATACAATGTGTGAACTATGGTAAAAATGgtttaaatatacattttctgaAGCTCACTCCCTAGTCCCCATACAGCCTACTAGTTTTCCACGTGATTTTACCATGTGATCCTAGATGGCAGCACACCATTAGGAAGATAGGATGTAAATTTGGTTAATTTGAGGAAAGTTGgatataaatgttttttttttctccacacattcTAAAAATACATTTGGTCAATTTGTGGAAAGTTGGATATAAAAGTAGTTTTTTTCTCCACATATTGTAAAAAGAAACACTCATTGTAAGAATAAACTAGCAGGAATATAACgttgtttacacaggcagcc
Protein-coding regions in this window:
- the LOC120049247 gene encoding RING finger protein 227-like; the protein is MCSEYECGICYRSYNTDRRCPRELQCKHSFCESCIVTLSRPSVCEVESRKECSLQDKTIVCPLCRYTTSVSGKVRAALRVDEGILERMVLSGVLSMTDDEEDSEDEEDDETSHENSAEERDSSSGSIVGRFRRSLRRVWGKLTRNHDQRSADCMTDEDLRDLVMMSCYII